The following proteins are encoded in a genomic region of Lutra lutra chromosome 16, mLutLut1.2, whole genome shotgun sequence:
- the AIPL1 gene encoding aryl-hydrocarbon-interacting protein-like 1 yields the protein MLQGRRPWESIPRSGYLPPGRLLSLSPGAMEATLLLNVEGVKKTILHGGTGELPNFITGSRVIFHFRTTKCDEERTVIDDSKRVGHPMHIIIGNMFKLEVWEVLLTSMRVGEVAEFWCDTIHTGVYPILSRSLRQVAEGKDPTEWHVHTCGLANMFAYHTLGYEDLDDLQKEPQPLIFVIELLQVEAPSEYQRETWSLNNQEKMQAVPILHGEGNRLFKLGRYDEASSKYQEAIVCLRNLQTKEKPWEVQWLKLEKMVNTLILNYCQCLLKKEEYYEVLEHTSDILRLHPGIVKAYYIRARAHAEVWNEAEARADLQKVLELEPSMGKAVRRELRLLENRLEEKREEERLRCRNMLG from the exons ATGCTGCAAGGGAGGCGTCCTTGGG AGTCAATCCCCAGGTCTGGGTATCTTCCTCCCGGGAGATTACTCAGCCTGAGCCCGGGAGCCATGGAGGCCACTCTGCTCCTGAACGTGGAGGGGGTCAAGAAAACCATCCTGCACGGAGGGACCGGGGAGCTCCCAAACTTTATCACAGGGTCCCGG GTGATCTTTCATTTCCGCACCACGAAATGCGACGAGGAGCGGACGGTGATCGACGACAGCAAGCGCGTGGGCCACCCCATGCACATCATCATCGGGAACATGTTCAAGCTGGAGGTCTGGGAAGTGCTGCTGACGTCCATGCGGGTTGGCGAGGTGGCTGAGTTCTGGTGTGACACCATT CACACAGGGGTCTACCCCATCCTGTCCCGGAGCCTGCGGCAGGTGGCGGAGGGCAAGGACCCCACGGAGTGGCACGTACACACGTGTGGGCTGGCCAACATGTTCGCCTACCACACGCTGGGCTACGAGGACCTGGACGATCTACAGAAGGAGCCACAGCCTCTGATCTTCGTGATAGAGCTGCTGCAG GTGGAGGCCCCGAGCGAGTACCAGAGGGAGACGTGGAGCCTGAACAACCAGGAGAAGATGCAGGCCGTGCCCATCCTCCACGGAGAAGGGAACCGGCTCTTCAAGCTGGGCCGCTACGACGAAGCCTCCAGCAAGTACCAGGAGGCCATCGTCTGCCTGAGGAACCTGCAGACCAAG GAGAAGCCCTGGGAGGTGCAGTGGCTGAAGCTGGAGAAGATGGTCAACACCCTGATCCTCAACTACTGCCAGTGTCTGCTCAAGAAGGAGGAGTACTACGAGGTGCTGGAGCACACGAGCGACATCCTGCGGCTGCACCCAG GGATCGTGAAGGCCTACTACATCCGGGCCCGGGCTCACGCGGAGGTGTGGAATGAGGCGGAGGCCAGAGCGGACCTTCAGAAAGTGCTGGAGCTGGAGCCGTCCATGGGGAAGGCGGTGCGCAGGGAGCTGAGGCTTTTGGAAAACCGCCTGGAGGAGAAGCGGGAGGAAGAGCGGCTGCGCTGCCGGAACATGCTGGGCTAG
- the PIMREG gene encoding protein PIMREG isoform X3, translating to MASKWPGVGTSVRRTRLQDQEQLEEEDGPRPVAGHPETSGGALGSLCRHFQRRLPLRAVSLNLGAGPSWKRLGSPGPGQQGLQAAARSAKSALGAVSQRIQESCHSGTKWLVETQVTARRRRRGAQKGPRLSGAAPAYAALDPWERDSPRLSARGGPRTYPLRRSRREAALRSPYSSTEPLCSPSESDSDLEPVGAGLQHLQQLSQELDEAIVAEERADGPSRAGSV from the exons ATGGCTTCCAAGTGGCCGGGCGTGGGGACCTCAGTGCGCCGGACACGGCTCCAGGACCAGGaacagctggaggaggaggacgggCCACGGCCTGTGGCCGGCCATCCGGAGACCTCAGGcggggccctgggctccctgtgCAGACACTTCCAGAGAAGGCTGCCTCTGAGAGCCGTCAGCCTCAACCTCGGGGCAGGGCCCTCCTGGAAACGCCTGGGAAGCCCCGGGCCAGGGCAGCAGGGCCTCCAGGCTGCGGCTCGCTCTGCTAAGAGCGCCCTGGGTGCCGTGTCCCAG AGAATCCAGGAGTCCTGCCACAGTGGCACCAAGTGGCTGGTGGAAACCCAGGTGacagccaggaggaggaggaggggggcacAGAAGGGCCCCCGACTGTCCGGAGCTGCCCCTGCCTACGCGGCCCTGGACCCATGGGAGAGGGACAGTCCCCGGCTCTCCGCCCGTGGGGGCCCACGCACCTACCCTCTGCGGCGGTCCAGGAGGGAGGCTGCCCTCCGCAGCCCCTACTCCTCCACAgagcccctctgctcccccag TGAGTCTGACAGTGACCTAGAGCCTGTGGGAGCAGGACTTCAGCATCTCCAGCAGCTGTCCCAAGAGCTAGATGAGGCCATTGTGGCAGAAGAGAG
- the PIMREG gene encoding protein PIMREG isoform X1, with amino-acid sequence MASKWPGVGTSVRRTRLQDQEQLEEEDGPRPVAGHPETSGGALGSLCRHFQRRLPLRAVSLNLGAGPSWKRLGSPGPGQQGLQAAARSAKSALGAVSQRIQESCHSGTKWLVETQVTARRRRRGAQKGPRLSGAAPAYAALDPWERDSPRLSARGGPRTYPLRRSRREAALRSPYSSTEPLCSPSESDSDLEPVGAGLQHLQQLSQELDEAIVAEERALEASLGSAAAPAWGQSPFIQWP; translated from the exons ATGGCTTCCAAGTGGCCGGGCGTGGGGACCTCAGTGCGCCGGACACGGCTCCAGGACCAGGaacagctggaggaggaggacgggCCACGGCCTGTGGCCGGCCATCCGGAGACCTCAGGcggggccctgggctccctgtgCAGACACTTCCAGAGAAGGCTGCCTCTGAGAGCCGTCAGCCTCAACCTCGGGGCAGGGCCCTCCTGGAAACGCCTGGGAAGCCCCGGGCCAGGGCAGCAGGGCCTCCAGGCTGCGGCTCGCTCTGCTAAGAGCGCCCTGGGTGCCGTGTCCCAG AGAATCCAGGAGTCCTGCCACAGTGGCACCAAGTGGCTGGTGGAAACCCAGGTGacagccaggaggaggaggaggggggcacAGAAGGGCCCCCGACTGTCCGGAGCTGCCCCTGCCTACGCGGCCCTGGACCCATGGGAGAGGGACAGTCCCCGGCTCTCCGCCCGTGGGGGCCCACGCACCTACCCTCTGCGGCGGTCCAGGAGGGAGGCTGCCCTCCGCAGCCCCTACTCCTCCACAgagcccctctgctcccccag TGAGTCTGACAGTGACCTAGAGCCTGTGGGAGCAGGACTTCAGCATCTCCAGCAGCTGTCCCAAGAGCTAGATGAGGCCATTGTGGCAGAAGAGAG GGCCCTGGAGGCAAGCCTTGGGTCTGCAGCTGCCCCAGCTTGGGGCCAGTCCCCATTCATA
- the PIMREG gene encoding protein PIMREG isoform X2 has protein sequence MASKWPGVGTSVRRTRLQDQEQLEEEDGPRPVAGHPETSGGALGSLCRHFQRRLPLRAVSLNLGAGPSWKRLGSPGPGQQGLQAAARSAKSALGAVSQRIQESCHSGTKWLVETQVTARRRRRGAQKGPRLSGAAPAYAALDPWERDSPRLSARGGPRTYPLRRSRREAALRSPYSSTEPLCSPSESDSDLEPVGAGLQHLQQLSQELDEAIVAEESGNMTDMTVSLIRD, from the exons ATGGCTTCCAAGTGGCCGGGCGTGGGGACCTCAGTGCGCCGGACACGGCTCCAGGACCAGGaacagctggaggaggaggacgggCCACGGCCTGTGGCCGGCCATCCGGAGACCTCAGGcggggccctgggctccctgtgCAGACACTTCCAGAGAAGGCTGCCTCTGAGAGCCGTCAGCCTCAACCTCGGGGCAGGGCCCTCCTGGAAACGCCTGGGAAGCCCCGGGCCAGGGCAGCAGGGCCTCCAGGCTGCGGCTCGCTCTGCTAAGAGCGCCCTGGGTGCCGTGTCCCAG AGAATCCAGGAGTCCTGCCACAGTGGCACCAAGTGGCTGGTGGAAACCCAGGTGacagccaggaggaggaggaggggggcacAGAAGGGCCCCCGACTGTCCGGAGCTGCCCCTGCCTACGCGGCCCTGGACCCATGGGAGAGGGACAGTCCCCGGCTCTCCGCCCGTGGGGGCCCACGCACCTACCCTCTGCGGCGGTCCAGGAGGGAGGCTGCCCTCCGCAGCCCCTACTCCTCCACAgagcccctctgctcccccag TGAGTCTGACAGTGACCTAGAGCCTGTGGGAGCAGGACTTCAGCATCTCCAGCAGCTGTCCCAAGAGCTAGATGAGGCCATTGTGGCAGAAGAGAG